One segment of Mastomys coucha isolate ucsf_1 unplaced genomic scaffold, UCSF_Mcou_1 pScaffold23, whole genome shotgun sequence DNA contains the following:
- the LOC116072431 gene encoding olfactory receptor 7G2-like, translating into MEFINQTTTSDFLLLGLSSDPELQPVMFGLFLFIYLVTVIGNMFIILTINSDSHLHTPMYFFISNLSLTDICTSTTTIPKMLVNIQEQNLSITFAGCLTQACFAMLFVSLECCLLAAMAYDRYVAICYPLRYTVIMNWYLCRLVIIFSLLSSTANALLLSLMMLCLSFCKNLEIPHFFCEITQVIKVACSDTSINIILIYIASLTFGGITFSGIIFSYIEIVSTVLKIPSVQGRYKAFSTCGSHLSVMSLFYGTGLSVCISSSVTDSPRMTAMASVMYTVVTQMLNPFIYSLRNKDMKEASRKLIGRMISL; encoded by the coding sequence ATGGAATTCATAAACCAAACAACTActtctgattttcttcttctgGGACTTTCAAGTGACCCTGAATTGCAGCCTGTCATGTTTGGACTCTTTCTGTTTATATACCTGGTAACAGTAATTGGAAATATGTTCATAATATTGACCATCAATTCAGATTCCCATCTTCATACTCCCATGTACTTCTTTATCTCCAACCTGTCCTTGACTGATATCTGCACAAGTACAACAACAATACCAAAGATGCTTGTGAACATCCAAGAACAGAATCTAAGCATAACTTTTGCAGGATGCCTCACTCAGGCTTGCTTTGCCATGCTTTTTGTTAGTCTGGAGTGCTGCCTTCTTGCTGCAATGGCATATGACCGTTATGTGGCCATTTGTTACCCCTTAAGGTACACAGTCATCATGAATTGGTATCTGTGTCGTCTAGTCATCATATTCTCCCTGCTCAGTAGCACTGCTAATGCATTACTTCTCAGTCTCATGATGCTGTGTCTGTCCTTCTGCAAAAACTTGGAAATTCCTCACTTCTTTTGTGAAATCACACAGGTCATTAAGGTCGCTTGTTCTGACACATCCATCAACATTATACTGATATATATTGCAAGTTTAACATTTGGTGGCATTACATTTTCCGGAATCATTTTCTCTTACATCGAAATTGTCTCCACTGTTTTGAAAATACCATCTGTGCAAGGAAGATATAAAGCCTTTTCTACCTGTGGGTCCCATCTATCAGTCATGTCTTTATTCTATGGGACAGGTTTAAGTGTATGCATCAGCTCTTCAGTAACTGACTCTCCCAGAATGACAGCAATGGCATCAGTTATGTATACAGTGGTGACTCAGATGCTGAACCCCTTCATTTACAGCTTGAGGAACAAGGATATGAAGGAAGCCTCGAGGAAACTCATAGGTAGAATGATTTCCCTTTaa